The Fimbriimonadaceae bacterium nucleotide sequence TTCTGCTCGCTTGCCAGAGGTGTGAACGCGAATGATCGAGTAACGAAGACCGTGTCGCGCTGGTCGTAAGTCGAGCCAGCAAGTGTGTTGAAGTTCACGCCGTCGGTGCTGTAAGACCAGCTATTGTTGGCAAAGCCAGTGCTGGTCCCACGAGTGTCGTAGCTGACGACAATGTCGCTGAAGGACATTGCGGCTGAGCTGAACGAGACTGTCATCGTCCGACCGTTCTGTACATTTCCTACCGGGCAAAAGGCAACACCGGCGATATCGCCATTTAAGGCGTTCAGCGTTGACCCAGAAAACCAAGAGATGTTATCAACGGTCGTCGTAACCTGCGCACCAGCAGCGGCAAGTCCATCGTTTCGAGTGAAGTCTTGATTATTGAAATTCCAATAACCTATTAAAGTAGCATGAGCGCTCGCGCTAACACCAACAATCACACACAGAAGTAATTTTTTCATATATCCTCCTCCTTTCAACCAGTACATGGAGTGAATGAGTTGACTGCCTCATCCCAGACATACTGTACTGTGGCTCGTCGATCAAAACGAGGAAGTATTCATGATCTTAATTTCTTATTAAAGATGTTTAACTTTCTATTAAACGGTTGAAGTCAAACAAGTAATAAGCTTAATCTTGCGATAACATAAACTCCAGTCAACCAATAGGACTGTTGGAGATGCTTAGCTTCGCGGTTCTGGCCGCATGTTACCGGCTGGTTGCCAGCCGGCTCGTTCACGGGGTGAACAGGTGCAAACCAACTATTGTGTTCTGCCAAGTTTTGCGCAATGATTCAGATGGGTCTACGCGCATGGTAGAAAACTTCCGAATAATTCTTGATTGGCGCGGAATAACGCCAACGGTGTCTGAAGCATGAGCAGGAGCGAAGAGGTCAAGTTGACGCACTCAGAGAGAATGAAAGAGGAACGCTTTTGGCGGCTCTGGGGAATTGGTGTTGAGATCCTTCAGAATCACGAAGGTTCGGTTCAGCTCGCCGTAAAGGAAGCTTGGCAAAGCGCCTTGGGCCTTATCGAGATGCGCGAGGTGCCAGAGGATGCCTACGAAGACTTTATTCGTCTGAGAGCGGAGTATGTTGACTTCCGAATCTCGACACGAGAGTTTAGCGTTCCAGAATCCCTGATTACTGAAGCGGCGGCCCGCAACAACGCCGATGCCGTGATCCGGCTATATCAGAGTTACCTTGACCGTCAGATGACCGCGTAAGGTTTGGTCTTTATAGGAAGGCAGTTTGAGCCGAACAAGACCCAGAGCTATTCCCACTCAATCGTCGCTGGGGGTTTGCTGGTGAGATCGTAGACCACTCGGTTCACTCCGTTCACCTCGTTCACAATTCGCGTTGCGATGTGCTCGAGAATCTCAAACGGAATGTGCACGGCTCTTGCCGTCATCGCATCTTCGCTCTGGACAGCGCGCAGCACGATCGGCTGTTCATAGGTGCGCTCGTCACCCATCACGCCCACACTGCGAACGTCCAAGAGCGCCGCGTACGATTGCCAAATCCCCTTGTGCAGGTCATGTTTTCGAAGTTCCTGCCGGAAGATCCAGTCTGCGTCTTGAGTCATCTTCACCCGCTCAGGAGTAACCTCGCCAAGGATGCGCACGCCCAAGCCGGGGCCGGGGAACGGCTCGCGATCCACCATATCGTCGGGCAGACCGAGCTTTCGTCCAACAGCACGGACCTCATCCTTAAAAAGCCAGCGCAAAGGTTCGATTAGCTTCATCTGCATCCATGCAGGTAGGCCGCCGACGTTGTGGTGAGTCTTGATCTTTGCCGCTGTGGGTGAGCCCGATTCGATCACGTCGGGATACAGAGTGCCCTGGGCGAGCCAGTCGCATCCGCTCAGCTCTTTGGCGTGATCCTCGAAAACGTGGACAAACTGCTCGCCGATGATTTTGCGCTTGGCTTCTGGCTCGGATGTACCCTTGAGAGCGCCGAAAAAGCGGTCGTGCTCGTGGAAGACTTTGATGTTTGCGTTGAAGTGCCCGCCAAAGGTTTCCTCCACTTGGGCGGCCTCATTCTTTCGGAGCAGTCCGTGATCCACGAACACACAAACCGCTCGATCGCCAATCGCTTTGATGAGCAATGCGGCCATGACGGAGCTATCGACTCCTCCCGATACAGCGCAGAGAACTTTCCCGTCAGGACCGACCTGCTCGCGGATTTTTTCGACCTCTTCGTCGATGAAATTCTGGGAAGTCCAGTCGCCTTTTAGTCCGGCAACGTCGAGCAGGAAATATCGGAGAACATTCATGCCCCCTGGGGTATGACTGACTTCGGGATGAAACTGAACACCGACCATTTTCAGTTCGGCATTCTCAAAAGCAGCTACTGGGCAACTGTCCGTCTGCGCCGTTTTGTGAAAACCCGACGGGGTATCCATCACTTGGTCTCCGTGACTCATCCAGACCTGCGATCCTGAGAGAAAAGAGGGGGCAGAATTTGGCAGCACACTCTGCAAATGTCGGAAGCCATACTCGCGGTCGTTCGACTTTTCAACCCGTCCGCCCATACGATGCGCCATGAGCTGCATCCCGTAGCAGATGCCGAGAACGGGCAGACCTTCGAGGATGCTAAAGTCGAGGTCGGGTGCGCCCTCACCGAGGACGGACTTGGGCCCACCGCTAAGGATGACGGCGTCCGGCTTCATCTCGCGAATCTTGTCGGCGGCGCACATCCACGGCACCATCTCGCTGTAGACGTTGAGCTCGCGCACTCTGCGGACGATGAGCTGTGTGTACTGGCCTCCGAAGTCGACAACTAAGACGGTCTGGTGGGTCATGGTTTGTTATGGATGAGTTTGGCGGTTGGGGGGGCTCCGCCGCAAGCCTGCCGTATCGGAATGCCCAGTTAAGCGCTCTGCGCCCATGCTATGACATGAAAATACCCCCTTGGCATTGAGCCAAGGGGGTATTGGTTGGAGGTTCATTAGGCTAAGGATTCGGCTCGTCGCTTGGCGGCGCTTCGTCCGTCGGGGGAGCCGGATCAGCAGGAGCTTCTGGCTCTACCGGTGCGGCCGGTTCTGCTGGGGCTTCCGGGGCGGCAGGGGCTGCGGGAGCCTCCGTGACCGGTGCAGCTGGGGCCATAGGCGCCGCGACTGGTCCGCCGTCAGCGAGACCGATCATGTCTTTGTACACACCCGTCACGCCCAAGAAGTAGAGCGGCAGAGTTAAGATTGAACAGAATCCGGCGATGATACTGAGCACAACATAGGTTATTGTCGCCATGCCTAACTGGCTCTTCATCGTCTCGATGCTTGTTTTGATGGCATCAAGTGCAGACATCTTGCGGTCAATGATGAGTGGCACTGTAAGCAAAGTGAGCCCGTACCAAATGAAGCCTGGAATGTAGCAGCACATCATCCCGAAAGTACCGACGATGCCGATAATAAGTTGGGCAATGATGAGGTCGCCGATTCTTCCCGTTTCCGAAAAGACCATCCCTACTTCGGCCTTTATGCCACGAATCTCGTTGAGAGCCATCCGTGTTGCGCCGCCCATGATTACTGCTCCAGCAGCCATCGCAATCGCGAAGCCAGCCATGATCATGCCACTGGTCAGGAAGATGGCGAGCCCGCCTGCGCTCTCAAGCATCGTGCCTAAGATCGCGAAGATTAGACCATAACAGATAAAGAAGATTGCGCCTACAACGAACAAGTAAATCAGACCTGCCAATATCCAAGGCACGAAGTTTTTGCTGTAGTAATTCCACGCTTCTCCAATGACTTCGAGGCGCACACGGCCAGATGGAGTTCCGGGGCCCCCCATCGGTGAAACATAAGGTGTTTGACTCATAACGTATCCTTCCCAAATCCCACGATTCGACAATCCAGACGAAGTTCCTTCGCTGTCTGCACCGCTTCCTGCGTATTTTTGTGTTGAATCAAGGGCTGAACGGCACCCAGTCCGCAACGCCGACGCCGGTTAAGGGGTTAAATCAGCGGCAGTGTCCACCGAATCAAATGCTCCGAACGTCGGCCGTGCCGGGACGATAATGGTGCTGAGTCTCTTCCTCAGCAGGATTCTCGGTCTGGTTCGGGAGTCGGTGATGTCGGGCATGTTCGGTGCGAGCGGATATACCGACGCCTACGTTCTTTCGTTCAGCGTTCCCGATCTGTTGTTCTTCTTGATCGCAGGCGGCGCGCTGAGTTCGGCGTTCATCCCTGTGTTCAGCGAGTATTGGCACACGGACCGGAAGGAGGACGCTTGGAAGGTATTTAGCTCGGTGGTGACGATCATGGCGCTCGTCATTACGGGTTTCGTTATTGCGGCGGAGATCTTTGCACCGCAGCTGAGCGACATGATCGCGGCAGGAAAGCTGAAGACGGGTCAAGAAGATCTGCTGCCGTACATCACCCACATGAGCCGGATCTTATTGCCCGCTCAGCTTGCCTTCTTCATTGGTGGCATTCTTTTTGGCACCTTGTACGTTCGGCAGATCTTCGCCGCTCCGGGGCTTGGCCCAAACATCTACAATCTCGGCATCATCGGTGGGGCAGTTATCATCTCGCACTTCGTATCCCCGGGAATTATTGGCATGGCTTGGGGAGCGCTGATCGGTGCGGTCCTTGGCAATTTGGTCATCCCACTCTTGGCGATGCGCAAGTTGGGATCGAGCTATCGTTTCAGCCTCGACACCCGACATGACGGCGTGCGGAAGGTCTTCAAATTGATGCTGCCGGTCATTCTCGGGCTCTCCCTGCCCGGGGTGTTCGCGATCTTGATGCGATTCTTTGGCGCCTATTACGAAGAGGGTGTGAACACCTGGTTGAACTATGCCAACCAGCTCATGCAGGCTCCGCTGGGGATTTTTGGACAGTCGTTGGCAATAGCTGTCTTTCCGGCCTTGAGCCAGTTTTTTGCTCAAGGGCAGATGGACCTCTTCCGGCACCAGCTTGCCGCCTCGCTGCGAACAACCATCTACCTCAGTGTGCCTTCAGCAGCCTTGCTTTATGTCATGGCGGTTCCGGTTGTGTCCTCATTCTTTGAGCATGGAAAGTTTCATTCTGGAGACACTGCCCAGGTGGCGATGTTGCTTGGCTGGTTCGCTATCGGTATCCCAGCCTGGTGTATGCATCCAGTGCTGATGCGCGGTTTCTTTGCTGCGCAAAAGACTGTCACTCCCATCATTCTGGGAACTCTCACAACCGGTGTCTTCATCGGTCTTGTGTTTGTTTTGAAGGCGACAGCACTTGGCTATGCCGCGCTGCCCCTCGCGAGTTCACTCGCCGCGATTGTCCTTGCGATTGGGATGTTGATCGCTGTGAAACCCATCGCGGGGGGCTTGGACTACGAAGGTATCGCCGTCACGTTCGCCAAGGCGTGTTTAGCTGCGCTTGTGGCTGGCGCCGTCGCGTTTGGGT carries:
- a CDS encoding PEP-CTERM sorting domain-containing protein; amino-acid sequence: MKKLLLCVIVGVSASAHATLIGYWNFNNQDFTRNDGLAAAGAQVTTTVDNISWFSGSTLNALNGDIAGVAFCPVGNVQNGRTMTVSFSSAAMSFSDIVVSYDTRGTSTGFANNSWSYSTDGVNFNTLAGSTYDQRDTVFVTRSFAFTPLASEQNVWLRLTFDGATGASGNNRIDNLQVNATATPVPEPASMLALAVGLGGALRLRRRNQSNRK
- the guaA gene encoding glutamine-hydrolyzing GMP synthase — translated: MTHQTVLVVDFGGQYTQLIVRRVRELNVYSEMVPWMCAADKIREMKPDAVILSGGPKSVLGEGAPDLDFSILEGLPVLGICYGMQLMAHRMGGRVEKSNDREYGFRHLQSVLPNSAPSFLSGSQVWMSHGDQVMDTPSGFHKTAQTDSCPVAAFENAELKMVGVQFHPEVSHTPGGMNVLRYFLLDVAGLKGDWTSQNFIDEEVEKIREQVGPDGKVLCAVSGGVDSSVMAALLIKAIGDRAVCVFVDHGLLRKNEAAQVEETFGGHFNANIKVFHEHDRFFGALKGTSEPEAKRKIIGEQFVHVFEDHAKELSGCDWLAQGTLYPDVIESGSPTAAKIKTHHNVGGLPAWMQMKLIEPLRWLFKDEVRAVGRKLGLPDDMVDREPFPGPGLGVRILGEVTPERVKMTQDADWIFRQELRKHDLHKGIWQSYAALLDVRSVGVMGDERTYEQPIVLRAVQSEDAMTARAVHIPFEILEHIATRIVNEVNGVNRVVYDLTSKPPATIEWE
- the murJ gene encoding murein biosynthesis integral membrane protein MurJ; amino-acid sequence: MSTESNAPNVGRAGTIMVLSLFLSRILGLVRESVMSGMFGASGYTDAYVLSFSVPDLLFFLIAGGALSSAFIPVFSEYWHTDRKEDAWKVFSSVVTIMALVITGFVIAAEIFAPQLSDMIAAGKLKTGQEDLLPYITHMSRILLPAQLAFFIGGILFGTLYVRQIFAAPGLGPNIYNLGIIGGAVIISHFVSPGIIGMAWGALIGAVLGNLVIPLLAMRKLGSSYRFSLDTRHDGVRKVFKLMLPVILGLSLPGVFAILMRFFGAYYEEGVNTWLNYANQLMQAPLGIFGQSLAIAVFPALSQFFAQGQMDLFRHQLAASLRTTIYLSVPSAALLYVMAVPVVSSFFEHGKFHSGDTAQVAMLLGWFAIGIPAWCMHPVLMRGFFAAQKTVTPIILGTLTTGVFIGLVFVLKATALGYAALPLASSLAAIVLAIGMLIAVKPIAGGLDYEGIAVTFAKACLAALVAGAVAFGLLQAAAAIFGPVGKGWTLAFTAFFGLIAAWAFYYATKLLKMPEAAVLDRAMKKLDRKGR